The Acanthochromis polyacanthus isolate Apoly-LR-REF ecotype Palm Island chromosome 10, KAUST_Apoly_ChrSc, whole genome shotgun sequence genome includes the window agagcaagtggagcagctagctaacgcttattacagtttgatttacattttcaaagtcacatttttgaaatcgTGAAacttttctgtaaaacaaatcaCGGCCTTTATTTTGTCAGAGAAACCTGGAAAGTTGTTTATCCGTAATTCCGTTAACTTGACTGAACGTGGGCTGCAGTTCCCCtcatttaaacatcaatatgatgtataaatgcagatggacttcatatGTTTCACTATGcggacatttttattgatgtccagtatattttatagacataaacatatttgatagaaatattataaatggatttctgtttcctcttaataattgagttaatgccattcagtgttcatcagtgattcatctttagtgtgaaacttttactttgcagctatatttttaaaacctgttggtcattttaaggtaagacattaaaggatggttttcttagataaatgaatttaaggtttaattgaATGAAATCTTTTagtcagtgttttttctttcaattagAAATATCTCGATTTAATTAatacagctcagtcagttacattttatattattaagaaTCCTTACTCAGTTTAACACTAGATGACGTATCAGTTTATTGAGTATTTcagagccagtttttttttcttttcaattaccTGTGGGGAAACACAAATGccctgtcaggtaaaaacaactataaatggacttttttattctttggaattctttgttcttgaagaacacaaatttaaagctttcagaacatccatccattctctatacaccactttatcctcactagggtcgcagaggtgctggagtctatcccagctgactcagtcgaaggcaggggacaccctgtacaggtcgccagtctgtcgcagggctacatatacagacgaacaatcacactcacacctacgggcaattttagagtgatcaattaacctcagcatatttttggactgtgggaggatgctggagtacccggagaaaacccacgcatgcacagggagaacatgcaaactccatgcagaaagatcccaggcccaaaccgggatcttctcgctgcaaggtgaaagtactaaccactacgccgctgtgcagccctttcagaacatgtttattcaatatgtcctccatcagccatgatgaaggcctcgatacagcctctgaaagaggcacaggccctcctgatatcctccttggggtaggcctcccattcATTTAATATACATGTATCTTCGTTGTTGGGGAACAATTTTTGCTAGTAAAGTAACTTTAATGTAGCTTAATTATGGAAGAATCACCTCAGGGGTGAAAAAGATTGCAGTTTGAATCCAACCAATGAAGATGTGTTCACACCCTTAAAAGGTTTTTGTCTTTGGAAAGAAGGACTCAGCATTTCTTACATGGTACAGACAACTGTGCCATAAGGTTCAAACTTAGAACCTATTTATATCAAGCCAATAGGTAAAGAGTGTGTTCACTATAAAAGCATCTGTACTTATTCCTTGGGGGAGACAGGAGTGAGCTCTCACCCCCCATGTTGAGTAAGGTCTTTCCCATTACAATGATAAACTTTCATTCTCCATAGTGCTAGCAAAATACATGTACAGACTACCCAGCAGTGTGTTAGTTCTCTTATTCAATGGTCCAGTCCTGGTACGTAAAACATCCCCAACACATCACACCATCCTCGCTCTCTGATCTGTGTGGTGATGCAGGGAGGCGGTCACGCTGTGAAACCTCACAGTTGGTTTCACTGTGGGTTTATATCTGGCCCACTTGGATCGCCACAGCAGCACAGTGTAGGAGGGAGATGAGTTTTGCTGCTGCGGGGTGATCCAGCAGGAACGATAATGTCGGCACTGAGGTCAGGTTGTTCCACTCAGCTGGTGCGGCAGTTGGGGTGATGATTGTTAGTCTGAACCCGGAGGATCAAATAAGCCCCCAGCTGACTGAGCAGTGGTACTGACTGGGCACAGAGGACCGAAGAGGCTTTACTGTGGTGAGTAGAAATTGAGACATTGAATATGAGATTGATACAGCAGGataatttcagtgtttgtggtgatgtaatcTAAGAAACCGTCCACCCACAAGTTGTAGTCATGCTTTTGGCACGGCTTCATGGTGGCCAGTCGAATACTTCGGCCTAAAATAGATGATCTTACAGGATGGGCTGCCACAAAATTAGGTCCAGATGGATAAATGGTTCTCAGAGAATGAACCTGACTTAAGCTTGGTAATCCTCTGATATTTCCTCTAGGGCCACCAACAGataaaaatttagattttaatcATAACCGCAGATTTCCATTGAGGGTTCCTAGAGAATATAGTCAGATAACTAACACTGTTTTCATCTGAGGCCACCATGTTAGAATTCATCCAGTACTTTATGACTCAATAGTTTCACAACTAATGACattcccatcagcctcagctgtcGTTTTACTTTAACTATTAATACACCTGCTACATTCTCATGCTTGCATTTGGAGCTTGTTAGCTAGTTAGCTTTTGTTGCTGAGTGTTAACACAGTGACAGAGTTATGCTTTTTAcgctctttgtctggttttCACTGAAGAATTGGGTAAACtccattttttatttgcttgaaataatgacaaaagaGGACTGTTTATGATCTGAATTGTGGGATTATTTCACTTTGTGTGTGCTCGTCTTCCTATTGCAGCCTTTTAATCCTTTTTTGTGTCAGTGATTGCAACTATTTATCAAAGTAAAAGTAttccatgattttttttggtaCCATTTTCTGGaggcaaacaaaaagaacatttccaattaaaaatCCCAGAGATTACTTTATTTCCCAACTTTGacacaaatatgtaaaacatgACTGTTACTGTTTTCTTAGCCTTACACCTTTGTCCATTTTAAACTCCTCTCCACCCTTTCCCATCACTAATCCCCCCCTTTCCTCTTCTCTACCGCCTTCAGCCGGCCCTCCAGGCTGCTCAGCCGGTCCTCCATTACAAAAGACTTTTCAGAGCTGGATGTGAGAAGAGTCAACATGACACATCCCAGCACCAGGCCTGCCAGCCGAACCGCCGTGACGTCTGCGGTGGCGTGCTTGTCCGTCACGATCAGTCCGAACAGCCAGAGCGACAAGACGGTTTTCACCACCCAGAACACCTGCTTCACCACACCGATCAGCAGGCGGAGGACGATGGTCAGCACCCAGTAACCGATGAGGGCCAGCAGACCCCACTGGGCGACGGCGGTCACGCCTTCTGGAGTGAAGCGGGGCAACGTCAGTGCAACTGTGGAGGACAGAAAACCCAGATTAGTCGTATGTTCATAGGAATTAAAGCTTCAAAATACCTGTTTGTTGGTACAGGAAGCAGCAGGCGTAAACTCTCAAACTTAAAaaggagtggcagagaagttgCCCAGAGGGAGAGGCACGTCTGCATATTTCCACGTGCACTTAAAAACTTTCTTCACCACACACTCTCTTTTACTCGAGCAGATCATTTTTAAGAGAGGAAAAGCTCAGAAACACTTAATCGGCTCCACAACAAATGCCGCCCTGGTACCCACCATCAAATCCTGTGACCCTGAGGATCTCGGTGACATAAACAGCGATGACGTTCAGGCCGCTGGCAGCTCCTTCAGCCAGGAATCGGATCACCGTCTGTAAAAACTGTGGCGGCATGAAGGGGCGGGTGGAGACATATTTTACTCAGCTATCATGAAAACGTAGCAATGAAGACAGGCAACATTCtgatcagacaaataatcatGCAGAGAGGAGAATGTGCGGGCAGATACAGCACGATTCAGTACGCTGTTGTACACAAAGCACATCTACAGCAGCACTTCACACTGAACAGGGAACTCTTATGACAACTCCAAGTGCTCCCTGTGATGAGCTGCATTGTTGATTTGTACAAACAGCTGTGCATGTGGGTGACAGGTGGGCAGCACCCCTCTCTATTCCTGTACAGCAGCTCACCACACAGTCACAGCCTTGTCCAGCAAGGTCAAGGGTAGCCCAGTAGGGTGGACAAGTGTCTTATCTGCACCTGTTGCATTACACATTGGCACATACTGTATGTGGAGACTGTAGTGTGTCAAGCATCTGTTGCTCCACGTCAGTGTTTGAATGTAAAAACGCAGCTAATCATTTTACTGCTGGCTCAGTGTTGCAAATCAGAAGAGATCTTAgatgtttttacatatttatatgcaACATACTATTAATGCTTCAAAGCGGGGGTGAGGATTAATCTTTGAAGAGTGCACACATGCAGAAAAACTTAAAGCAACAGATGAATGTTGTAAGAAGTGTTGCTCTGTAACATTTAGGGACTATGAATGCAGGCAGTGTGCTGACTTTTATCTTGCTTGGACTGAATGTCttcacaaaatgtcattttttttcatttttaaccacCTTTTCTGACTTGAAACAGCATCTTATAGAATCAAACTCAGTCAGAGTGAGGCTTAATTTGCAGCTTGAGGACAAATCTCCTCTCTGGATTGTGCACACACCCCATATTTTGCATACAGACACACCACTGATGAACTATTCGAGCTACTATATTTCAACTCAGCTTGCCAGAACATACACTAAATCTTATCTCCACAAGCTCACAAGTAAATTGCGGCCTGGCGTGCAAACATCAGTggatttaaacacacacacatgcacacatatggCAACAGTTTGACTACACTCATGCTCCTACTTTTCTGCACTAACTACACAGAGACATGGGCTAAAACTGAGCCACATGGGAGGACTCTGTTTAAGGAACCATGTCTGGGTTGCAGGATGGAAAACATCCATTTAGTTTCTTACCATGGCCATTGTATAGACGTTCTCCTGACCAAGCAATGACTCAAGAAACAACACTGCACTCTGAGGAGAAGGGAGCCGGGTGgaagtgtgtgtgcgcatgGATGAAGAGGGGGGGATTCATGGATATAGAAGACATGAAATGAGGGCAGAGAAGATGAGGGGATCAGGAGGGAGATTAACAAGTTGAGGAGCATCAGGAGAGGAATGTGTGCGAGGGGCGATGGGatagatggagagagagatgaCACGGTTGGAGCTGCAAATTAGTAATCCGGTACAGTTAAGCATTGATCAAGAACAGTGAGAGAACAAGCAGAGGAGTTAGGACCACAGTATATTAAGAATTAAAGAGTGTAAATACAGTTCTTGGTGCGGGGGGAGGGAAAAGAGTGTTGCACCTCCTCTCTGTACCTCAGCAGCTGACCGCACCACGCCGGTCCCCAGCACGGACTCTGCGTACCGGTGGATCTCCTGGCAGGTTCCCGTGATCACGGTGCGCAGGGTGACCACCGGTGGGCTTTCCGCCTTGGCCTGCTCCGCTCCAGCCCAGCCCACCGCCGCCAAGCCGAGCACCGCCAGCACGTAGGTAGTCAGCAAAAAGCGAGCCATGGCGCATCCACCGCGTCCGCAGCCAGACGCGTAAAAACACAAGGAGGCTTGAGAACAATGGGAAAATGTGGCGCACAGGTTGGAGCTGCAGCCAGGAGCAGGTTGAGCAGCTCGTGTTCAGTGAGTCACACACAGGGCTGGAAAATCAAAGACTTAAAAATGGCTTCTGTTGGGAGCAGACAACAGAAATCAACATGCAGGCAGGGAAGAGCTTTTAAAACGCCGCGCTTTAATTGTCCAATTGGAAAAATCGATCAAATGTGTCGGTTCAATAAAGCAGCCGCGGAATCGAGATGATCCAAGTATTTAATTACAAACTTTGGCAGCGTTGCAAATATCCAAATCTAGGACCTCAAGGACGCTCCAGCAATAACGGGGGCTATATTTGGTAAGAAACCGTTTAAGGCTTAGATCCAGCAGGGGTAGAGATCAGCAGGAAAGTTGCAGAGGAGAAACGAAAACGGAGGAGACGCAGgagaaatgtgtccaaaagtTTCCTTTTCCGTTGCAGCTTTAAGGATCCAGCAGAAACGCGATGACGCTGATCTGACCACGAGTCTCCTAAAGCCTCTTATTCCAGCTCTGAGCTCCACAACGCTCAAGTTTGGTGTGTGAACTTGCACCAAACGAACTGCTGTGATGGATTATGTTGCACAAcctttaaaagaagaaaaaaaaagcctttcttGTCACCGTTCCCGTATGGCACTCCCTTCCTCCCAGCGTTTCTAACGACAGTTTCCAGTGTGCAAACACGTCTAGATCtccaggaaggaggaggaggaggaggttgaaGGGCTCTGCTACAGGGATAAACAGAGATTTGCACACTGGGACTTGTGGTTTAATATTCCAGGTCAACTGTCAGGACTCTTTCACATGATCTAACAAACATTTCACACTGAGGAACGGTTCAGGAGGCAGATGCTTTTTGAAATCAGTTTAATAACTACCAGAACAATAATTATACAGCACGCGTCAAGAGCATTTCAGGACAAGTCTGTTGTTAAAGCAGCCAgatttcaaataataaaaaaagaaacaatgtacacacacactgacatcaTACAAACATCCACAAAACTGGGAGGAATGCCGTTTTCCTACTGTGCttattcttttctttgtatACTGGTTTCAAatgagtgcacacacacatgaacaccaCAAGCCTCAGGTATGTGATGCAAACATCCTTTCTGCACCAGTATTCTAAGAAAACATAAAGAAAGTAGTGGATACTGGAGGGGGAGAAGCTTCAGTCatcggtaaaaaaaaaaaaatttaaagcgTTCCATTCAGAGCATCCCCCACAGAGCTGAAATCATGTTGAGGAGGGGGTTGCATGAGCGCAGTGCTGAGTCTCACTCCAGGCAGCGTTTGTACCGCCGCTCATCCTGTTCAATCTCTAAAGCCCCATGCGGAGGGAATCGGCAGCTTCAGCCGATGTAGATGCGATGGAAGTCGTTGGCTCCGAAGGCGGCGTTGCACTTGGGACACTTCCTCTGGCGTGTGTCGTAGCGAGTCTTGACGCACTCGAAGCAGAAGACGTGGAAGCACTTTGTCAGGACGGCATCCTTCACCCGAGAGTTGCAGCACGGACACGTTAGACGAGCCTGAGGGGAGGCAGAGAGCGAGATAAGAGGGAGGGAATGGTTTGAACAATAAAATGAGTCATTTCTGTCCTTGGCTGAGTGCTTCGTTATGACTGGACGGGAAAATCTAGGGCAGCTGCGAGGCCGTGTGATTATAGAGACCGGACTCCAAGCTCAACCAGAGGAGAGAACGACAAACCGGTGCAGAGGACAGATGACATCAAATTCATCATTGTATTAACAAATCTGGAAAAATCAGAGCTCGATCCTGCAGCTAAAGCAATCCAAGTGGGCATGAAACCAATGTGTGACACtgactttttgttcttttcattttaattattctGTTCTCATCCAAAGAGTGTGATCACACTTACAAGACACGCAGTTTCTCAATAGTTTTGTTCACCCATTTTGCCAGAAGGCTATTTATTATTTGTGACACTTTATGTTTGTGTAACTGGATATACCTGTAACTTCTCTCCTCAGGTATTTTTTAATCGAGGAGGCGAGTTCAGACTGTTGTTTgctcttggattttttttcactactGGCATTCCAAGCAGGAGGAACTGCTGGAGGAGTGTAACACTTTCACAGAGTTATTTGAGAGCAAGACGAGAAAATCAACACCACTGTTGTGTCACTGCAGTAAAAAACGAAGTCAGCAGCCAGAAAACGGTTAGCTTGGTTGAGCACAAAGAGTGAAATAatggacaaacagcaacacaggCTGAGTCCCAAGTAAAcaaaatctgtgcaaaaacaacaaatctgcTTTACAAAGGTTTATTTGCTGGACTACTCATGACAGAGATCAGTAACTTCCTGGTGCCTCCACCTGCTACCTTGTGAGCGCACTGAAACAGTCCTGCGTATGACTCCCTGTAAAAtgcagatttgttgtttttacatgaCAACACATAAATCAAGCTTTCGAGGTACTGACAGGTGGATTTCATCCTCTGTGGAAGGAGCCAGAACAGTCTGCCTCCAGGCTTTGTGCTTGGAGGCTACTGGTATTAATCATCTAATCTGAGCTCAGAAAGACAGCAATCACATAAAACCTGAAACCTAAAAACAACCTGTAGTTGACGGATCTTAAATATTGGAgtatattaattttaaaaaaatcaaacacaccaaagaaacaaacatttcatcTAAAGTGTGGACCGTGTCTGTGAAGATGTGCAATATCTGACCTTTCTGGAGCACGGTCAGTTAAATTAGGGGGtagtttatgttttttgtacCACAGAAACTTACCTTGTAGTCATTAATTTCTTCATTTAGGATCTCGTCTCCATTGCTGATTTTCTCTGCTGGTTTCTTGGCCTTCTCAATCTTTCTCCTCAGTTTGGAGATGTCCTCCTGAAAAACATTCTGTGTTTTAAGCAGCTGTAAGCAAAAAGAAGTCTGTCTCCCACTTTTTACTTTGATCCAAAATCAGACTTGATGAATATAACACTGTTAAACAATTAATACTGGATCCTCCCACCATCATCTGTgcacaaaagggaaaaaaaaagacttcagcAGCACAGTGAAAGGATTAGTGATGTGAGCTTTTTCACCCCTTCAGTTGAGGATAACTAAACTGATACTGACTGGAACTATTCAGTCCAGATATAGTGAAGAAGAATCAGCAGGCCCACAAATCTAATCGGCCGTTGGAAAATATGCAGTGAAGTTTAAAAGAGTCGTCCAACAGGACTCTTGataaccagaaaaaaaataattcctgAGTTTAAAGTAGTTTACATGTACTGTAACAGAGCCTCTAATAgattggatattttttttaaaaacgatTTAAAAATTGCCTTAGTATGATTAAGCGTTGAAACCATCGGCTTTGATTGAAACTTCGGGGCTTGAGCTGATATGTGCCTACATGTTGCCGTTACCTGTGCTCGTCGGGCGTTGAAGGACTCCTTTTCCCGGGAGATGCTGTTCTCAATGACCTCCTCTCTGACCAGGTTGAGCCTCTGCTGAACCTGTTCCAGCTGAGTTCGCACCTCCTCTGACAGTAGCGCAGAGTCCTGAGCCTGGAGGATGATGAGAGTTGTCTTTATCTGTTAATGTTGCTTTCAAACCCTTGTACCAAACCCTTTCAAACCCCAAGTCCACACAATGCCGGTTAAGTCTTTAAGTACCAAAGAAATCTCTTTGCTCGAATATACCGGAGCTAAAAATGTAAAGTCTGTGGAGACAACATCACTGCACTGATGCACCAGGGgtaatgtagtttattttaaCCATTGGTTTGCATTATAGAGGGAATCATATGCAGCAACAGTAGCAATGGAGTCCACCAGAGCCTGTGGTGGGAAAACCAAGGATGGATCCAAGAAAAGTTTCTAACGctacacataaaatgacaaactgagcggttctatttttttaaggattagtctaaaaaagaaaacaatcaacacaCGTCATAAACATACGTCAACAGAGTTTCTGTAATTATTCTTACTGCCAGAAGAAGGAGACAACAGGTTCGTACTGCAGGTTTAATAACCGCACATATTTATATGTCATTATCATTTCTTTAATAGCAGCTCACCCTTTTCTGGATCAGGTTACTCTGCAGCTGTGGCTTATTACTAATGATCAAAGTGTTACCTTGCGTTTGTTCATGTCCAGA containing:
- the LOC110972775 gene encoding transmembrane protein 109-like isoform X1, whose product is MARFLLTTYVLAVLGLAAVGWAGAEQAKAESPPVVTLRTVITGTCQEIHRYAESVLGTGVVRSAAESAVLFLESLLGQENVYTMAMFLQTVIRFLAEGAASGLNVIAVYVTEILRVTGFDVALTLPRFTPEGVTAVAQWGLLALIGYWVLTIVLRLLIGVVKQVFWVVKTVLSLWLFGLIVTDKHATADVTAVRLAGLVLGCVMLTLLTSSSEKSFVMEDRLSSLEGRLKAVEKRKGGD
- the LOC110972775 gene encoding transmembrane protein 109-like isoform X2 — translated: MARFLLTTYVLAVLGLAAVGWAGAEQAKAESPPVVTLRTVITGTCQEIHRYAESVLGTGVVRSAAEFLQTVIRFLAEGAASGLNVIAVYVTEILRVTGFDVALTLPRFTPEGVTAVAQWGLLALIGYWVLTIVLRLLIGVVKQVFWVVKTVLSLWLFGLIVTDKHATADVTAVRLAGLVLGCVMLTLLTSSSEKSFVMEDRLSSLEGRLKAVEKRKGGD